A part of Desulfotomaculum nigrificans DSM 574 genomic DNA contains:
- the guaB gene encoding IMP dehydrogenase: MYPEKFAKTGLTFDDVLLIPAASEVLPREVDTSTYITKDIKLNIPIMSAGMDTVTESRMAIAIAREGGIGVIHKNMSIKRQALEVDKVKRSEHGIITDPIFLSPDSPIRDAHELMERYHISGVPITVEGKLVGILTNRDLRFETNENRRCGDVMTKDNLITAPVGTTLEEAKQILMKHKVEKLPIVDEHYNLRGLITIKDIKKAKEYPNSAKDHRGRLRVAAAVGVASDTMERVEALVKAKVDIIVVDTAHGHSRLVIETVRNIRSAYPNLNIIAGNVATAEATKDLIAAGADAIKVGIGPGSICTTRVVAGVGVPQITAVYDCYQEALKHDIPIIADGGIKYSGDIVKALAAGANVVMLGSILAGTEESPGEKEIYQGRSYKVYRGMGSLGAMKQGSGDRYFQEQAKKMVPEGVEGRVPYKGHLADTIFQLVGGLRAGMGYCGCRTIEELKVKSRFVRITAAGLKESHPHSVNITKEAPNYSV; the protein is encoded by the coding sequence ATGTACCCAGAAAAATTTGCTAAGACAGGTCTAACCTTTGATGATGTATTGCTGATTCCGGCTGCATCAGAGGTTTTACCCCGGGAAGTTGATACATCAACCTATATCACAAAAGATATTAAACTTAACATACCTATTATGAGTGCCGGTATGGATACTGTTACCGAATCCAGAATGGCCATTGCCATTGCCCGTGAGGGCGGAATTGGTGTAATACATAAAAACATGTCCATTAAACGCCAGGCCCTGGAGGTAGATAAGGTTAAACGTTCAGAGCATGGGATTATCACCGACCCTATTTTTCTTTCCCCGGACAGTCCCATTAGAGATGCCCATGAATTAATGGAAAGGTACCATATCTCCGGTGTACCCATTACAGTTGAAGGAAAGTTAGTAGGTATCTTAACCAACCGGGACCTACGTTTTGAGACCAATGAAAACCGCCGTTGCGGTGATGTAATGACCAAAGATAATCTTATTACCGCCCCTGTGGGCACCACCCTGGAGGAAGCCAAACAAATTTTAATGAAGCATAAGGTGGAGAAGCTGCCCATTGTGGACGAGCACTATAACCTACGTGGCTTGATTACTATTAAAGATATTAAAAAGGCCAAGGAGTATCCTAATTCCGCCAAAGACCACCGTGGCCGCCTGCGGGTGGCAGCTGCCGTTGGGGTGGCTTCTGATACCATGGAACGGGTAGAAGCCCTGGTTAAAGCAAAAGTAGATATTATTGTTGTAGACACCGCCCATGGCCATTCTCGGCTGGTGATTGAGACAGTGCGCAATATAAGATCCGCTTACCCCAATTTAAACATTATTGCCGGTAACGTGGCCACTGCGGAAGCCACCAAAGATCTTATTGCAGCCGGTGCGGATGCTATCAAAGTAGGTATTGGGCCAGGGTCTATTTGTACTACCCGGGTGGTGGCAGGGGTAGGAGTACCTCAAATTACCGCAGTATATGATTGCTACCAAGAAGCTCTTAAGCATGATATTCCCATTATCGCTGACGGAGGTATTAAGTATTCCGGGGATATTGTGAAGGCCCTAGCCGCCGGCGCCAACGTGGTAATGTTGGGAAGCATTTTAGCCGGCACCGAAGAGAGTCCCGGAGAAAAAGAAATTTACCAGGGACGTAGCTACAAGGTTTACCGTGGCATGGGTTCCCTGGGGGCCATGAAGCAGGGAAGTGGAGACAGATATTTCCAAGAACAGGCTAAGAAAATGGTGCCGGAGGGTGTGGAAGGTAGGGTTCCCTATAAAGGACATCTGGCTGATACTATATTCCAACTGGTTGGTGGTTTGAGGGCCGGTATGGGGTATTGTGGTTGTCGTACCATTGAAGAACTGAAAGTTAAGAGTAGATTTGTTAGAATTACCGCAGCAGGTTTGAAAGAAAGCCACCCCCACAGCGTAAATATTACAAAAGAGGCTCCTAACTACAGTGTTTAA